One genomic region from Vibrio sp. STUT-A11 encodes:
- a CDS encoding PstS family phosphate ABC transporter substrate-binding protein — protein sequence MRKFVLGSILATSVILASPYTFARDQISIVGSSTVYPFATVVAERFGKSTSFSVPKIESTGSGGGLKLFCAGVGENSPDITNASRKIKASEIDLCKQNGVSEIVEIKIGYDGIAFANSINSPQMDVSIQELYMALAKVLPNENGNLIPNPYTTWKQINSDLPDVKIEVLGPPPTSGTRDAFVELVMEAGCDSNPVMKEMSKSNAEQHKAACQGIREDGAFIEAGENDNLIVQKLSSNPAAFGIFGFSFLDQNRDKVQGAKINGIEPTFEAIGDGSYPVSRSLFFYVKKAHVGVIPGIAEYVNAFTQEDAIGEEGYLTDRGLIPLPMNEWKTVRSSAENLTPNL from the coding sequence ATGCGTAAGTTTGTACTTGGATCAATCTTGGCAACCAGTGTCATATTGGCTTCGCCGTATACCTTTGCCAGAGATCAGATAAGCATCGTCGGCTCATCTACCGTCTACCCTTTTGCTACCGTCGTCGCGGAGCGATTTGGTAAATCAACCAGCTTCTCTGTGCCTAAAATAGAATCTACTGGGTCAGGTGGTGGTTTAAAATTGTTTTGTGCTGGAGTTGGTGAAAACTCGCCGGATATCACCAATGCGTCACGCAAAATCAAAGCATCTGAAATTGACCTTTGCAAACAAAATGGTGTCAGCGAAATTGTAGAAATCAAAATTGGTTACGATGGCATCGCCTTTGCGAACTCGATTAATTCTCCGCAAATGGATGTATCTATCCAAGAACTCTACATGGCGTTAGCGAAGGTACTTCCAAATGAAAACGGCAACTTGATACCCAACCCATACACGACGTGGAAACAAATCAATAGTGATTTGCCGGATGTGAAAATTGAAGTGCTTGGTCCACCTCCAACTTCAGGGACTCGTGATGCGTTTGTTGAGCTAGTGATGGAAGCAGGATGTGATAGCAATCCAGTGATGAAAGAAATGAGTAAATCAAACGCTGAACAACATAAAGCGGCATGCCAAGGTATCCGTGAAGATGGTGCTTTTATAGAAGCTGGTGAAAATGACAATTTGATTGTTCAAAAGCTATCGAGCAATCCAGCAGCTTTCGGTATTTTTGGGTTCAGTTTCCTCGATCAAAATCGTGACAAAGTACAGGGTGCAAAAATAAACGGCATCGAGCCAACGTTTGAAGCCATTGGTGATGGTTCGTACCCCGTATCCCGTTCGCTGTTCTTCTACGTCAAAAAAGCACACGTTGGCGTGATCCCGGGAATAGCAGAATACGTGAACGCGTTCACTCAAGAAGACGCAATCGGTGAAGAAGGTTACCTTACCGACCGTGGCTTAATTCCACTGCCAATGAACGAATGGAAAACAGTAAGAAGTAGTGCTGAAAATTTAACACCGAATTTATGA
- the pstB gene encoding phosphate ABC transporter ATP-binding protein PstB: MSNENTFDLMPLSGTNAIKDTFSGSLKDHQTIGAYQAANPSITTKNLDVYYSGTQALFNVSLDLGRCEVLAMVGPSGCGKSTFLRCLNRMNDSIQHCQVTGDMTLDGEDIFYLEPEELRARVGMVFQKPNPFPKSIYENIAYGPRLHGLVETKSELDDVVKASLQKAGLWSEVSSRLDAPATGLSGGQQQRLCIARAISISPEVILMDEPCSALDPIATSIIEKLILDLRENYSIGIVTHSMQQAKRISQRTAYFHLGKLIEVNPTKQIFSEPEHELTKGYLHGNFG; encoded by the coding sequence ATGAGTAACGAAAACACGTTTGATTTAATGCCTTTATCTGGCACTAATGCCATCAAAGATACTTTTAGTGGCTCGCTTAAAGATCACCAAACTATTGGCGCTTATCAAGCGGCTAACCCTAGCATCACAACCAAAAATCTTGATGTTTATTATTCAGGTACACAGGCGCTGTTTAATGTCAGCCTTGATCTGGGACGTTGTGAAGTACTGGCTATGGTGGGGCCATCTGGTTGCGGCAAGTCGACCTTTTTACGTTGCCTTAATCGTATGAATGACTCAATACAACATTGTCAGGTCACTGGTGATATGACGCTGGATGGTGAAGATATTTTTTATCTGGAACCAGAAGAACTGAGAGCGAGAGTGGGAATGGTATTCCAGAAACCAAACCCATTTCCAAAATCCATCTACGAAAACATAGCTTATGGACCTAGGCTTCACGGCTTAGTTGAAACCAAATCAGAACTTGATGATGTAGTTAAAGCATCGCTGCAAAAAGCAGGCTTATGGAGCGAAGTATCCTCAAGGCTCGATGCTCCGGCCACTGGTTTATCTGGTGGTCAGCAGCAACGACTTTGTATTGCTCGAGCCATTTCGATCAGTCCTGAAGTCATCTTAATGGACGAGCCGTGCTCCGCACTCGATCCCATCGCTACATCCATCATAGAAAAGCTTATTTTAGATCTGAGAGAGAATTACTCTATCGGTATAGTCACTCACTCAATGCAGCAAGCGAAACGTATCTCCCAAAGAACGGCATACTTTCACTTAGGCAAACTGATTGAAGTAAATCCCACAAAACAGATATTTTCTGAACCAGAACATGAGTTAACCAAGGGTTACCTTCATGGCAATTTTGGCTAA
- a CDS encoding acetate/propionate family kinase, translated as MSNSFVLVINSGSSSLKFAVIDSNSGDAVLSGLGECFGLPESRMSWKFNGEKKEVSIEGDDSHHKIAIGKLVGLTDELGLAKDIVAVGHRIVHGGEKFTTTVRITDEVTQEIEQLADLAPLHNPAGAIGIRAAIEAFPTLPQFAVFDTAFHQTMPQKAFTGAISHELYEQYGIRRYGFHGTSHYFVSREAAKMLNKPVEQSSFITVHLGNGASVCAIKDGLSVDTSMGFTPLAGLMMGTRSGDLDPGIIEFLMKKGWTQEQVFETLNKKSGFLGVSGVTSDARGILQAMEEGHEGAKLAFEVFTYRVAKYIGSYLIPLDSLDAIIFTGGIGENSLDIRREVLKNLSLLGFVEDEKGNEEARFGNSGEIGKSELLDAKVLVIPTNEEWVIAQQSVELL; from the coding sequence ATGTCTAATTCGTTTGTACTAGTGATCAACTCAGGAAGCTCGTCACTAAAGTTCGCAGTCATCGATTCAAATTCAGGTGATGCTGTTCTAAGTGGTTTGGGTGAATGCTTTGGTCTTCCAGAATCTCGTATGAGCTGGAAATTCAACGGTGAAAAAAAGGAAGTTTCTATCGAAGGTGACGATAGCCATCATAAAATCGCTATCGGAAAACTAGTAGGGTTAACCGACGAATTAGGTTTAGCTAAAGACATCGTTGCGGTAGGCCATCGTATTGTTCATGGTGGTGAAAAATTCACAACGACGGTTCGTATTACCGATGAAGTGACACAAGAAATCGAACAGCTTGCTGATCTTGCTCCATTACATAACCCGGCAGGTGCTATCGGCATTCGAGCTGCAATTGAAGCGTTTCCGACTCTTCCTCAGTTCGCTGTTTTCGACACTGCCTTCCACCAAACGATGCCACAAAAGGCGTTTACCGGTGCTATTTCGCATGAGCTTTACGAGCAGTATGGTATCCGACGTTACGGTTTTCACGGCACAAGCCATTACTTTGTAAGTCGTGAAGCGGCGAAAATGCTGAACAAGCCTGTGGAGCAGTCTAGCTTCATTACGGTACATCTTGGTAATGGCGCTTCTGTATGTGCGATCAAAGATGGGCTATCGGTTGATACCTCGATGGGCTTTACTCCACTAGCTGGCTTGATGATGGGTACACGTTCTGGTGACCTAGACCCAGGCATCATTGAATTCCTAATGAAGAAAGGCTGGACTCAGGAGCAAGTATTTGAAACGCTCAACAAAAAGTCTGGCTTCTTGGGTGTTTCTGGCGTGACATCTGATGCCCGAGGCATTCTGCAAGCGATGGAAGAAGGTCATGAAGGTGCGAAACTAGCGTTTGAGGTGTTTACCTACCGTGTTGCGAAATACATCGGCTCTTACTTAATCCCTCTTGATAGCTTGGATGCAATTATCTTTACAGGTGGTATTGGTGAAAACTCTCTGGATATTCGCCGTGAAGTGCTGAAAAACCTAAGCCTACTTGGCTTCGTTGAAGATGAGAAAGGCAATGAAGAGGCTCGATTCGGTAATTCGGGTGAGATTGGTAAATCTGAACTGCTGGATGCGAAAGTATTGGTTATTCCTACCAACGAAGAGTGGGTGATAGCTCAGCAATCGGTAGAACTGCTGTAA
- the pstC gene encoding phosphate ABC transporter permease subunit PstC, with protein MHFFLAILLCAVLSFLIARFKAVNVAQQCGGIRHLHSLPNYYGWYAMWMTVLPVMFFVLFWTACEPWIIRQLVLEHFASLMPISDTGTTQDLLYARIQAVDLPVSSHISYQEQITQTQSYYTELKSYSSSLETWLIILLTTMSAGIAFYQINASFKARHYVEKTVTTLLAASSMIAILTTVGIVLSVLYESILFFSQVSISEFLFGTHWSPQIAIRADQQGASGSFGAIPLFVGTLLITFIAMMVAAPIGLFSAIYLAEYAPERARGIIKPMMEILAGIPTVVYGFFAALFLAPNIRSIAESLGSQSASSESALAAGVVMGVMIIPFVSSLSDDVIRAVPQSIRDASLAMGATRSETIKKIVLPAALPGIVGGLLLAVSRAIGETMIVVMAAGLAANLTANPLESVTTITVQIVTLLVGDQEFDSVKTLAAFALGLTLFLVTLCLNVVALRIVKKYREQYE; from the coding sequence ATGCATTTTTTTCTAGCCATTTTACTATGTGCTGTATTGAGCTTTTTAATCGCTCGTTTTAAAGCCGTCAATGTAGCGCAACAGTGTGGCGGCATACGTCATCTGCATTCTTTACCCAACTACTACGGTTGGTATGCAATGTGGATGACGGTGCTTCCTGTGATGTTTTTCGTTCTTTTCTGGACGGCATGCGAGCCTTGGATTATCCGGCAACTTGTCCTAGAACACTTCGCCTCCCTTATGCCAATATCAGACACAGGCACAACCCAAGATCTTCTCTATGCCAGAATCCAAGCGGTCGATTTACCAGTAAGTTCTCATATTAGTTATCAAGAGCAGATAACCCAAACCCAAAGCTACTACACGGAACTCAAGTCCTATAGCTCATCTCTAGAAACCTGGCTCATCATTCTGCTCACGACAATGTCCGCAGGGATTGCCTTCTATCAAATAAACGCCTCTTTTAAAGCGCGTCACTACGTTGAGAAAACCGTTACAACATTACTAGCAGCAAGCTCTATGATTGCTATTCTCACGACGGTTGGGATCGTATTGTCTGTGTTGTACGAATCAATTTTGTTCTTCTCACAAGTCTCTATAAGTGAGTTTCTGTTTGGCACTCACTGGTCTCCTCAAATCGCGATTCGCGCAGACCAACAAGGCGCAAGCGGATCTTTTGGGGCGATCCCACTTTTTGTTGGCACTCTTTTGATCACTTTTATCGCAATGATGGTCGCCGCACCAATTGGTCTATTCAGCGCTATCTATCTCGCTGAATATGCGCCTGAGCGTGCCCGCGGAATTATAAAGCCGATGATGGAAATCCTCGCTGGTATACCAACGGTGGTTTATGGCTTTTTCGCGGCTCTCTTTTTAGCACCAAACATTCGCAGCATTGCAGAATCTCTGGGCAGTCAGTCTGCATCGTCTGAAAGTGCGCTGGCGGCAGGAGTCGTCATGGGCGTGATGATAATACCGTTTGTCTCCTCATTATCCGATGATGTGATCAGAGCAGTACCTCAAAGCATTCGAGATGCTTCATTGGCAATGGGGGCGACGCGTTCAGAAACCATTAAGAAAATCGTATTACCCGCCGCTTTGCCAGGAATCGTCGGTGGTTTATTACTCGCGGTGTCCCGAGCGATTGGTGAAACCATGATTGTAGTAATGGCTGCTGGACTGGCAGCGAACTTAACCGCCAACCCTCTCGAATCCGTGACGACAATTACGGTACAAATCGTAACCTTGCTTGTGGGAGACCAAGAGTTTGATAGTGTGAAAACATTGGCAGCATTTGCTCTCGGTTTAACGCTATTTTTGGTCACGCTGTGCCTCAATGTCGTTGCGTTGCGTATTGTGAAGAAGTATCGAGAACAGTATGAATGA
- a CDS encoding arsenate reductase ArsC, translating into MKILFVCKHNASRSILAEAIAKQHLPSHFQIASGGSHPKGEINPRIANYLRTHDIDPSQFQSTSWEERLSFHPDLIITVCDKIHNETCPNWLSSGIRVAWDLESLPDAEASETAFNSHCDKIFASLEKRIKALGSINFESLNDEEIKHCVSELASI; encoded by the coding sequence ATGAAGATATTATTCGTTTGTAAACACAATGCGAGCAGAAGTATTTTGGCCGAAGCCATTGCAAAACAACATCTGCCAAGTCACTTCCAAATTGCGAGTGGTGGTAGCCATCCTAAAGGTGAGATTAATCCGCGTATTGCCAATTATTTACGAACGCATGATATCGATCCATCGCAGTTTCAGAGTACATCTTGGGAAGAGCGACTTAGCTTCCATCCAGACCTCATCATCACCGTTTGCGATAAAATTCACAACGAAACGTGCCCCAATTGGTTGTCATCAGGAATACGTGTTGCTTGGGATCTTGAATCCTTACCAGACGCCGAAGCTTCAGAGACTGCATTTAATTCTCATTGCGATAAAATATTCGCGTCGCTTGAAAAACGTATCAAAGCACTAGGCTCAATAAATTTTGAGTCACTGAATGATGAAGAAATTAAACACTGCGTTTCCGAGCTGGCATCCATTTAG
- a CDS encoding DMT family transporter, with amino-acid sequence MLNSEHKATIILIATTMIAALGWIFSKETIQGLPPFGFIGSRFTIAALCLLPLCYRPLLSAKMSDVLSASGVGLLLGSAVMTWIYAVSISDTLGEGAFIMSLSMLFVPIVAWVMFRQRPQRIFWFSLPIAVIGLAFLSLADGWKQSASQFWFLGAALLLALHFNVNSKYSQKLPVLLLTCLQLFSAGCLGLVVSYFMESLPGEVDAPIWWWFALSTLLATSLRYVMQTMGQKFVQAGNAALIMILEPVWTVVLSILWYGEVLTTNKLIGCLLILFSLVIYRTGGRFRFPKRI; translated from the coding sequence ATGCTTAACTCAGAACATAAAGCGACCATCATTCTTATTGCAACTACCATGATTGCGGCACTTGGCTGGATTTTCTCTAAAGAGACCATACAAGGCTTGCCACCTTTTGGCTTTATCGGTTCGCGATTTACTATCGCAGCGCTTTGTTTGCTGCCTCTGTGTTACCGCCCCCTTTTATCAGCGAAGATGAGTGATGTGTTGTCAGCAAGTGGCGTCGGCTTACTGTTAGGTAGCGCGGTAATGACATGGATCTACGCGGTTTCGATCAGTGATACGTTAGGCGAGGGCGCATTCATCATGAGCCTGTCGATGTTGTTTGTTCCTATTGTCGCCTGGGTAATGTTTCGTCAACGGCCGCAGCGTATATTTTGGTTCTCATTACCAATAGCTGTTATTGGTTTAGCCTTTCTTTCCTTGGCAGACGGGTGGAAGCAGTCTGCAAGTCAATTTTGGTTTCTTGGTGCGGCTCTTCTCTTGGCATTACACTTTAATGTAAACAGTAAGTACTCACAGAAGTTACCTGTTTTATTGTTAACTTGTTTGCAGTTATTCTCTGCGGGTTGTCTTGGTTTAGTGGTCTCCTATTTTATGGAGTCACTTCCTGGCGAAGTTGATGCACCAATTTGGTGGTGGTTTGCACTCAGTACCTTGCTTGCGACCAGCTTACGCTATGTAATGCAAACGATGGGGCAGAAGTTTGTGCAAGCGGGGAATGCCGCTCTGATTATGATTTTAGAGCCAGTATGGACAGTAGTATTGAGTATCCTTTGGTATGGTGAAGTACTGACGACCAACAAACTTATTGGTTGTCTGCTCATTTTGTTTTCTCTCGTTATTTATCGCACTGGTGGTAGATTCCGTTTTCCGAAGCGTATTTAG
- a CDS encoding PAS domain-containing methyl-accepting chemotaxis protein, whose product MFFSKSLQKENQQLKQELYSLTQVHQSLDQDMLMLSLDPEGNITSVNQNFVQQMNLTEHEVLAKHITELVPFKARNTAHFQRMKQAVLTQIFWNGAMQVSKGDGEEAWLRSMVQPIFDVSGKVTRFVVCASELTRTIKASREQEDMLNALNRSMAVIEFSLDGVVLKANDNFLKTMGYTSEQVTGKHHRIFCDQEEANSQAYQEFWHKLSSGQFVSERFKRLNRFGEFVWLEASYNPIHNDRGELYKVVKFATDITEQVLQEQSMAQAAHLANEVSKETGTQTIQGQQVTGETVENMQMLSRQMEQANAAIEELKGHSAKISELVRNISGIADQTNLLALNAAIEAARAGENGRGFAVVADEVRQLALRTNTTTDDIVTMVKENLERTNNAVDLISQCQKDALNTLELSEKAGKVMNDIQDGASRVVEAVAQFNRTL is encoded by the coding sequence ATGTTTTTTAGTAAGTCGCTTCAAAAAGAAAATCAGCAATTAAAACAAGAGCTCTACAGTCTTACCCAAGTGCATCAAAGTCTTGATCAGGACATGTTAATGCTCTCCCTTGACCCAGAGGGTAATATTACGTCTGTTAACCAGAACTTTGTGCAGCAGATGAACCTAACTGAGCACGAGGTATTGGCAAAGCACATCACTGAACTCGTTCCATTTAAAGCGAGAAATACAGCGCACTTTCAACGGATGAAGCAGGCCGTGTTAACCCAAATCTTTTGGAATGGCGCTATGCAGGTTTCTAAAGGGGATGGTGAAGAAGCGTGGCTACGCTCAATGGTGCAACCGATCTTTGATGTCAGTGGTAAAGTTACCCGTTTTGTTGTGTGCGCGTCAGAATTGACTAGAACAATCAAAGCCTCTCGTGAGCAAGAAGATATGCTCAACGCATTGAATCGCTCTATGGCGGTCATTGAGTTTAGTTTGGATGGTGTCGTTCTCAAAGCGAATGATAACTTCCTCAAAACAATGGGCTATACGTCGGAACAAGTCACGGGGAAACATCACCGAATTTTCTGTGATCAGGAAGAAGCAAACTCTCAGGCCTATCAGGAGTTTTGGCATAAATTATCTAGTGGGCAGTTTGTCTCTGAGCGTTTTAAAAGGTTAAATCGTTTTGGTGAATTCGTATGGTTAGAGGCTTCTTATAATCCAATCCATAACGATAGGGGAGAATTGTATAAGGTAGTGAAGTTTGCTACGGATATTACCGAACAAGTTCTTCAAGAGCAGTCGATGGCGCAAGCTGCTCATTTAGCGAATGAAGTGTCGAAAGAGACCGGAACTCAAACGATTCAAGGTCAGCAAGTGACTGGTGAAACGGTTGAGAATATGCAAATGCTCTCAAGACAAATGGAGCAAGCCAATGCCGCGATTGAGGAGCTCAAAGGTCACTCAGCGAAAATTAGCGAGTTGGTAAGGAATATCAGTGGTATTGCCGATCAAACCAATCTGCTTGCGTTGAACGCTGCGATCGAGGCGGCTCGAGCAGGAGAGAATGGACGAGGTTTTGCGGTTGTTGCGGATGAAGTAAGACAACTTGCACTTCGTACCAATACGACGACTGACGATATTGTCACGATGGTGAAAGAAAATCTCGAGCGCACCAATAACGCTGTCGATTTGATTTCACAATGCCAAAAAGATGCGCTGAATACCCTTGAGTTGTCTGAGAAAGCAGGCAAAGTCATGAATGATATTCAAGATGGCGCAAGCCGTGTTGTTGAGGCGGTTGCTCAGTTCAATCGCACGCTCTAA
- a CDS encoding low molecular weight phosphatase family protein, whose amino-acid sequence MKKVLFICKHNAGRSVIAESLATHMWPDVFKVASGGSHPIGSIDPVVKRYLEDNQLPVPHNYSHSWEERTSFHPDVIVILCDSLHHEPAPVWLSGGLRVNWQVDAFPADCSDEEKYYHCGVIGDSLERRIATMGQILIEKNLSKDSIEQKLNELKDM is encoded by the coding sequence ATGAAAAAAGTTCTATTTATTTGTAAGCACAATGCAGGTAGAAGCGTTATTGCCGAGTCTTTGGCAACTCACATGTGGCCAGATGTATTTAAAGTCGCAAGCGGTGGCTCCCACCCTATTGGCTCTATCGACCCCGTGGTCAAACGTTATCTAGAAGACAATCAATTACCAGTTCCGCACAATTATTCGCATTCCTGGGAAGAAAGAACATCTTTCCATCCAGATGTCATTGTGATCCTTTGCGATTCCTTACACCACGAACCTGCGCCGGTTTGGTTGTCCGGTGGCTTACGTGTCAACTGGCAAGTAGATGCCTTTCCGGCAGACTGCTCAGATGAAGAAAAATACTATCACTGTGGCGTGATTGGAGATTCACTGGAACGTAGAATCGCAACTATGGGGCAGATCCTCATTGAAAAAAACTTGTCTAAAGATTCGATTGAACAAAAGCTTAATGAGCTAAAAGACATGTGA
- the pstA gene encoding phosphate ABC transporter permease PstA: MNDPLRKLADDKIGKVRRSLKGRRRAENRFRLYGALSVLSALCFLVVLFGAILSTGVSALKVTEIEMTFHLNKETSQHSPRQMIRDALRDKFRTVQSRSERRKLYQLLSPESEYILKQALEEQGATASTLTLWLPAGDAANQYNKNQTSVSEANFSAKEKTWFRQLEIQDRVRTRFNWYFFSQGDSRNPEVAGIAGAFMGSAFTIITALALSFPIGVGAAIYLEEFAPKNKFTEIIEININNLAAVPSIVFGLLGLAIFLNVLGLPRSTPLVGGLVLTLMTLPTIIISSRASLKSVPPSIRDGAMAMGASKTQVVFHHVVPLALPGMFTGSIIGMAQALGETAPLLMIGMVAFIVDIPKGFLDAATALPVQIFLWSENPERGFAELTSAAIMVLLFFLFLMNGAALYLRRKLERRW, translated from the coding sequence ATGAATGATCCTCTACGAAAACTGGCAGACGACAAAATCGGAAAAGTCCGCCGGTCCCTGAAAGGACGCCGAAGAGCCGAAAATCGCTTCAGACTTTACGGTGCTCTATCCGTGCTGTCTGCACTGTGTTTTTTAGTCGTTCTCTTTGGGGCGATTCTATCGACTGGCGTAAGTGCACTCAAAGTCACTGAAATTGAGATGACTTTCCACCTTAATAAAGAGACAAGCCAACATTCTCCTCGCCAAATGATTCGAGACGCCTTGCGCGACAAGTTTCGAACGGTACAAAGTCGCTCAGAGCGTAGGAAGCTCTATCAACTTCTGTCACCGGAATCTGAATACATTCTCAAGCAAGCCCTTGAAGAACAAGGTGCCACGGCATCGACACTGACGTTATGGCTTCCTGCCGGGGACGCGGCTAATCAATACAATAAGAACCAGACAAGTGTCTCAGAGGCTAATTTCTCTGCTAAGGAGAAAACATGGTTTCGCCAGCTAGAAATTCAAGACCGAGTCAGAACTCGCTTCAACTGGTATTTCTTTAGCCAGGGAGACAGTCGAAACCCTGAAGTCGCTGGTATAGCTGGTGCGTTTATGGGGTCAGCATTTACCATCATTACCGCTTTAGCCCTTAGCTTTCCGATTGGTGTCGGAGCGGCGATATATCTTGAGGAATTCGCCCCAAAAAACAAGTTTACTGAGATTATCGAAATTAATATCAACAACTTAGCTGCCGTTCCATCCATCGTATTTGGTCTATTGGGCTTGGCGATTTTCTTAAACGTACTCGGTCTGCCTCGTTCGACGCCTCTGGTTGGAGGCTTGGTTCTGACGTTAATGACCTTACCGACGATCATTATTTCCAGCCGGGCGTCATTAAAATCGGTGCCACCTTCAATACGAGACGGCGCAATGGCTATGGGAGCCTCAAAAACTCAGGTGGTGTTTCACCATGTCGTTCCACTGGCATTACCAGGAATGTTTACTGGCTCTATTATTGGTATGGCACAAGCGCTTGGCGAGACTGCCCCCCTTTTAATGATAGGTATGGTGGCTTTCATTGTGGATATCCCTAAAGGATTTCTTGATGCGGCCACCGCCCTTCCTGTACAGATTTTTCTCTGGTCAGAAAACCCTGAAAGAGGGTTTGCAGAGCTAACCTCCGCAGCAATCATGGTTTTACTGTTCTTCTTGTTCCTTATGAACGGTGCCGCGCTGTATTTGCGGAGAAAGTTAGAAAGGAGATGGTGA